From the genome of Mya arenaria isolate MELC-2E11 chromosome 5, ASM2691426v1:
atgagaggaagtgcagtgcacaagaaccataactctatttcagccaattacagagttactgccctttgttacttttttcttgtccggagcataacttgaaattattggatggaatttaataaaacttcatacagtgatagatcataatgaaaGGGAGtgcaagaaccataactctattttaggtGATTGCAGAGtatttgccctttgttacttttcctTGTTAGgagcaaaacttgaaaactaattgatgttatttaatttaacttCATACACTAGTTAAGCACATTGAGAGGATGTGCAGTGTAttagaaccataactctatttcagcaaATCACAGAGTTTTGGCCTTTCGACAGCTGTGATTtaatggtgtgtttttttgatagacaaaaaaataagaggAAAAACtgtgtgtaaaaaaaaaatcacttttgtTGACGTTGTTTTCTGGCTTGTCTTATTTGCATGACCATATTTAAATTGGGGTAAAGTAAGTGGACCAATTAAAGTGgcttcaaatcaaattttaagtTAACAGTACTTGATAATGTATGATTCTGGGATTTGGAAACTTGCATGATTTATTGCAGTCTTTCttgtattttaggcaaaccAGGCGGAGTTGTTGGACGCTAGTAACGCAGACATCCAGTCTTACAGTGAAACAGATACTACTGGATGCAGCATTTGCGGTACTAAGTCGGCTGGTAAAATGATTGTTGGGGTGACATACAAAGCCCCTTCTTCAAATGGAGATGAAATCAAACTGCAAGTGGAGATAATTCATGCAGATTTTACAGATCATCTTTACTACACCTTTGACCAGTCATATTACCTTCCTGGTAAGTTGTCTTTAGATCTTAAACTGAACAAGTGtaatcaaacaattatttgcTGCTTTTGAAATCAAACTGTTCAAAGTGTGtttcttttgttatttataagGAAATGCTTGTATCAATGGCAATTAATGGTGAGAGGAAATCTCAAAATTATCGACTTGTCCACAGACAAGTATAACTTGCCCTTCATAAAAATTTGATTGCCAGAGTTTTAacttactaaaataaaatgtgtaaaaattaCGTGTCACAGTTTAAATTTCTTCTTTCACATGCAAAATACAAACCTTAAAAAGACATTCTCACTGATACGGAGTGTTCATTTGTTGATTATGGAATGAACAATATATAATAGGTTGAATTAGGCATTTTGAATTGCACGTCTTATTACCAAGCTAGGTGTAACAATTTGgcaaaaaataagttataatgTTAAATTCACAAACTTAATGTTAAATTCACAATGTTTCATGactttattcaaaatacattaGTTTAACTATGAATGTTCTTTCATCAAATTCTTAAACTACTAGTATACAAGATACTTAAGTAAATTCCAAGGACTATCTATGTTCTTGTAAGAAAATTGTCAACTTGAACTATGTAGTAAGAGAACTACTTAAATTTATGAATCCAGATTCAAGAACTTGGGAGATTTACTCCAGAACCATGTTCACTTACATATTGAGTCTGAGATTGAAACTCGGGGTTAGGAAAGCAAAATCGTGATTGTGAAGAAACTGTAAAAAAGTCATTTATAACAGATAACAGTAATGTTTACCATTAGTATTctttttattgcaatttaacaataaaattaaaatttgacattCTTAGTCTTGTTAGTCTCAAATTCAAATTCTAGACTTAGTGAATGTTGCCCCAGTTCTTGAAGTCTTAAAAAATCTAGATGTAATTGTTAGGTCTTGATCTTTGTTCACAGGGACATTACTTTGGCATTATTTCATATCCAATTTTACCTATTTGTGGTGATCTATTTTAAACCTGCCCGTTTGtgaaaaaatgtctaaaaataatgcaaatctTCCCATTTGTGGAAGTTTGTTTGACCCTGCTATTTTTTTTGAGTCctaaaaaagtataaatttaaaaaaacacaacataaattGCCCCAACCACAGGTATACaataacttcaatattttttatttgtccaGGGGATTCTCTgatcaacatttattacttCTGCACAAGCATCATTTTACCTTTATCTACATccagtattgttttatttatacctCTATATAAATCTCTGATAGTTTTATGAGGCACTGTTATGAGTATATATCATATAGTGATATACAGATATGATGTACTTGcagaagaaaatatttacaggGTTCCCAGAGActgtgtatttaaatgtttttgccaAAAATGCATCCACAAGAATGGGGAGgggttataaatattttgtatagatTTTTCCTTGTCCGTCCGTTTGAACTTGCTTAATAACTAAAAGCTTGTGTCtaaggtcctcaaacttggtagagaggttggtcatgaccagtaggggacctttattatacccccacaaacgaagtttgagggggtatataggagtgagcttgtcagtcggtcagtcagtcggtctgtcggttttcatggtttccggacgataactcatgaaaggctagacagatttgattacacaggtgtaacatcagaagatataggtcaagttcgatattgagGCAGGTGGggccatggtcaaggtcactgttactaaaaatagaaaaacggttttcgGACGagaactcatgaaaggctagacagatttgaacaatttttggtacacaggtgtaacatcagaagatacaggtcaagtttgatattggggctggtggggccaaggtcaaggtcattgttactaaaaatagaaaaacgttttccggacgataactcatgaaaggcttgacagatttgaacaatttttggtacacaggtgtaacatcagaagatacaggtcaagttcgatattggggttggtgaggccaaggtcactgttactaaaaatagaaaaacggtttccggacgataactcatgaaaggctagacagatttgaacaatttttggtacacaggtgtaacatcagaagatacaggtcaagttcgatattgggactggtggggccaaggtcaaggtcattgttactaaaaatagaaaaacggtttccggatgataactcatgaaaggcaagacagatttgaacaatttttggtacacaggtgtaacatcagaagatacaggtcaagttcgatattggggctggtggggccaaggtcactgttactaaaaatagaaaaacggtttccggacgataactcatgaaaggctagacagatttgaacaatttttggtacacaggtgtaacatcagaagatacagtttggtacacaggtgtaacatcagaagatataggtcaagttcgatattggggctggtggggccaaggtcaaagtcactgttactattaatagaaaaacggtttccggatgataactcatgaaaggctagacagatttgaacaatttttggtacacaggtgtaacatcagaagatacaggtcaagttcgatattggggctggtggggccaaggtcaaggtcactgttactaaaaatagaaaaacggtttccggacgataactcatgaaaggctagacagatttgaacaatttttggtacacaggtgtaacatcagaagatacagtttggtacacaggtgtaacatcagaagatataggtcaagttcgatattggggctggtggggccaaggtcaaagtcactgttactaaaaatagaaaaacggtttccggacgataactcatgaaaggctagacagatttgaacaatttttggtacacaggtgtaacatcagaatatacagtttggtacacaggtgtaacatcagaagatataggtcaaggtcgatattggggctggtggggccaaggtcaaggtcactgttactaaaaatagaaaaacggtttccggacgataactcatgaaaggctagacagatttgaacaatttttggtacacaggtgtaacatcagaagatacaggtcaagttcgatattggggctggtggggccaaggtcaaggtcactgttactaaaaatagaaaaacagtttccggatgataactcatgaaaggctagtttttcttgtcagcagtgtaacttctaaattactcaacagatttaaatataacaatacatgcatgataaaagaagatgcagtgtgcagtaaccttggagttatggcctcttttcaaaggaatggtttgccattcctgtgtccaggcggcatttgggggtattcgtcactcctgtgacagctctagttgattttgatgtcagtaggtcaaaggtcacctTGTAATCAAATTGACAACTATACTATGCTACAGTCTTTAAACTTGAATGGAAGGATGTTTATGACCTGCTAAtgatcctattgattttgaagtcaGTAGGTCAAGGGGAATAGTTGCAGTGAAGTAGGTCAAGGGGCATAGTTGCAGTGACCTAGAACACAAAAATCTTGTCAGACTACAGTAGCTTTGGGCCTAAGGTCCTCAAACTTactagggaggttggtcatggccagaagatgacccctattgattttgagtggCAGTTACCCAGTCAAAAGGACCTTTAACACAAACCCtttgtttgaagaaaacaatTGGACCTGTAACCAACCTCAAACTGTGTAGGTCATGACCTACAGGTGACCCTTGTAACCatctttcaatttgtttttgtgttatacaATGCCAATTGAGGGGGCATTTGTAACTTGTTTCTTGCAGCTGTAgctaataattgttttgaattggGCTCTCCAACCAGGTGACATATTCAATTCATGCAAATGCTGAACTTTTTGTACAGCAATAAACAAAAAGGTTCTCGGCATTAATATGTTAATGAAGGTTTTCTTTATTAAGCATGGAAGTCATTCTTGAactagaaaaaacaaacaaatggaATGCAAAATAGTTTTGATCTATGATTGAGAACAAAAAGAGCATCTTGAATAATAACATAAAGGCATGATTACCTCCAACCTTTTTAAATCTCggaattattgttttaaactaaCATGCTGCAATTTCTTCTTTGCATTACAGCATTCTTGTTATAAAAACCTAGTGTGAGCACTAGCAAATAAAATCTTTGCTTTACATTTTTGCATAAGATATTACtcacttattttttaaatacatcaCACAAGTGTTCTATTATACAAAGCATTGATTATTAACTATATGTAtctatttgtataatttgttcTTGGGGCACTACATGGATAAAGCTGTATTTGTGtggttaaataatgtttttcttgatcaaacaatggtttttgctttaaattaatCAACTAAAGGACAGCGCTGCATTATGATAAGACTTTTTTAATCTTCTCTTGTCCTGTTACTTTAATTTACAGACAAACCAGACATATAATATAGGATAAAAATACACCAGATAAAATTGTTATAGAACAACTTTAATACAGTTAGTCATATGATGAAGTTATTTTGTCCAGTTATGGCTGTCATTCAGGGCTGGTATTTAACATTGGTCTTAATTAGATTAATGTAGCGAATCAGATTTCTTGTTATAAATAACTGTTCAATagaatgaatgaagtcaatcaTGTATGACAATCAGATTGACTTAAGTCGCATATTGATTACAACCCCAGGCGTTATTTTGTGGTGagagttttattgttttctgtCTATTTTTGTCAAGTATAATGgataaaatcattatattttttatgcagaTGATATCATTTTACTACTACTGTGACTCAACAAAGAACTTTAGTTTCAAttgaagataaaaataattaatgtttggTTTCCATTTGGAATCTTTGGAATGGTTATCCTTGAACACAGATAATTGCTTAATCATACTTTTTCCCTTTTACAAGTTACTTaatcttttcacaaatacttCTGTATTGTCGAGGATCTTCTTTCCTTATTTTTATGATGTGACACCATAAGCTAGTTATGTTGAATGCTTGTTTGGACCATGAATTACAATGGCCACAAAACTACCTATCAGTATTTTGCACACTGGATGTGAAAGAAGTCATGACCACATTGCTGCTCACCATTTGGCATAATAAGAAGTGgtaaacaaattgataaattaattaagtttatGTAAAAATTGCAGTCAATGTAGGATAACAGGATACCAAACAGCATGAATTGAATGTTTTCCTGTTCATTGCCAGGTACACctaccaccacaacaaccaccacaaccacaacAACCATACCTTCGACCACAACTACTGAAATCTCTACCACGAGTACTACGCCTTCCACAACAACTACCACTCCTACCAGTACAAGTACTGAATCCACCACTAAAACGACTCGTATGCCTTCCACAGCAACTAATGCACCTACAAGTACAACTACTGAAACTATCACACCAAGTGTTACAAATAACCCCTCAAATGAAAGAACAGTCATAATTGTGGTGGCCTCAACAGTTGGTGGTGTTGTGTTGGTAGGTCTGGTGGTCTTCTTAGGTCTGTTTCTGTACAGAGCTAAGAGACATGGACATGGAAAAGGCAAGCATGGACACAAGAGAACCACAAGACAGCAACGCTCTGGTGGTGCATATATCTATAGTGGACAAAACAATAGCCAAAATATGGAAAAGCACCCCAGAACGGCCTTTTATATGGATACCAGGCATGGTTATCAGCACTCTACAAAGAGATATCCAGATAGGCGCCTACAGGTCGccaatcaaaaacaagaaatccGAAGACTTGAAGGAGCTCAGATGAGAAACACAAACAaggttaaaacaaacaacagtgTTTATCCTGAGAATATGGTTTATTCTGGAAACATGCAAAGCTTCTACCCCAACCATTACCGAAGAAATGAGGAATGGCGAAGGCCTGCAACAACTGGCAACATACACCAAGGCCATGTTAACCATGCCCTTGAATCTGGTTACACTTATTACCAACCTCGAGAATATTCAGATAACTGGACTATGTATTGATGATATTGATAATGACGGAGTTTGAGTTGACACTGACAAAGTCGAACTGTTTATAATTTATGCAGACATTAGCCATGATGGTATAAAAAAGCAACagatttgaaaatctttttgaaGCCATGTTCAATAATGTTCTATTTATATCTGATTAAGTTGGGAATaatgtacataaaattatagTCTTCATGTTCTGTTTGGATCATTTTAGAGATTTAGATTTTTTTCGACGCTTTTTCTAAACTTGCTGTGCTCAATTTTTTTTGTTCCTTGgatttttattaagaaaatcaGGAGTGAATGACACATCACTGTAGgctttttgcatatatcatttgtatatttttcttggATGGATATTAGACACCTGCCAATGCTTCCGACTCCTTTATGTTTGGATCATATCTCATGGAAGGTGTGGCAGTTAGATGAGGGATGTAttgtttttcttacaaaaactACAAATAGTTGGTatattctttgaaatattaagtTGACACTGAGTTTTATGTGCAGTGATATTTTTGTCTGGTATGGTTTAGATAATTTACACTGACTGCAAAATGTTTGGTGAAAATGGATGTAAAGTACTATTATCATAATGATTTTATAACAGGAAACTTGTGGGAGCTCCAGTTATAAATGCCATGTACTTGACAATCAGGCATGTAGCTGCCTATACTACGCAGCtaaatccacatgattctgacaaaaatatatagaaaatcatccaaagttgcagtatgtgTACTGACTCCTTGATCCTAATACTGTCATTTCTCCAGTACTAAAATAAGCTCCTCAGGaggcccagaatgcaccagattgcaccatggttttcaataATCTACACTTCGGCCAcatcaatattgttttgttggACACATTTACCCGACCtatatttcaaagatttcattttctttcagaagCCATTGACTTGTTTCACTCTAAAATCAACAAATGACAAAATAGGTCTTCTTGCAAAGCCGTGTTGCATCTAACTGGAGGGCATTTAATTAAATTCTACTAAGTTATGATTATTCAGCATTATAATCATTCTAATAATGATTTATGAAggattttgttttccttttttaaatgaaatggaaatattgTTTGATAAGTTTTATTTAGCCAGCTACCTCCATTTTTTTAGGGCAAAATTCATATAgcaaaaacattaattgttgTAGCCTTATGGTCAtgaaattttgaatattatgttGTTCCTGATTCTcttttactatttaaaaaaataaaataggtGGTGCCCTATAGTAGTCTGTCCaattttcttatgtttttagccacatttttttttcaattattagccacatttttttatgactttaaaACCATTGGGGAATGTTTTTATAGACTTCaacttaaatacatttgatCACAGTAACTATACAATCTTTTTGTGTCAGGTTATTAAACTCAGACTGTTCAACCTTTTTAGATTATTCATCAGAACAAGGAATTTATGTAAATAGAAACATCAGTATATGATAAGCAATGTGAATGATTATGTGTGTGTAGTACTTTATAAGTGCCATAACTCTGTGACCCATTTATACCATATTGTTTCCCTTCATTAGAAAAAAGCACATTATATTGAAGAAATAGTTGATGTTAATTGAATTCTTTAGAAATGTTCACATATTTTTGACTTGTATACatttcaagaaccataactctgtggCCAGATTGTCCtccatgacattttttttcaaattgaatgtAAACTGATAAATTGGTTAATAGTAATATGGACTTGGGCACATTTTCAAAAACCATACTTGTGTGTGGCAAACTTGATTCACAGTGCAAGAGGACTCTAATTTTTTAAACCATAcataaacatgcatgtaaacattcatttttgttgaTGATCATCTCCAacctatatttttttttggtaactTTGATCTTTGTTTAGAATAAAATACAAGTTAAGATATCTcggaaaaaatgtttatgatcTATGAACATCATTTTTACAACCTGGCCCATATTTGCAAAATTGCCCCATTGAACTTTTAACATGCCTTGAAAATGTTCCCCCTCTCAAATATGCTATTATTCAAGGCCTTTAATTAACACATTCTATATTGGTTTTAGAAGTTTTTTCGGGGTGTTAAATTTTTTCTCATGGAAACATCTACTGTTTCAAGGACTTATGTTATGTACtgtaacaattatttaagcatgcaataaaaataatatgagggtactattgatataaatgtatatgttttgtcatAGTTTTGATTAGTTTTGACTCTTCTATACAGACAACTAATTTGTagtctttttttttcttgtcctTTTTTTATAATCACATAATTTGGTTGGAAATAAGGTATCATTAAAACAGGTTGGCAGCTATTCAATCAAATGACTTATGcagttttaatcattttttttcaaacttaaaagagtattgttaatatataagtttatatgTCAGCTGTATTTGGTGAGTTATATAACCAACCAAACAAGAGTTTTGACCTTTGATATTAACCAAATTGAATTTGTCCAATGATTAAATTATGAATAAGCAACATTTAGCTTTTAAAGTAAGTGTTCatcaaacttgaaaacaattttcatgGGCAAAATCACAACATACTATTTAAATTAGGTTTGATAACCTATATGCACTTTAGTGCAACTTTTGTTTGTCCATAGAAGAAACTTAGGAGCCAGTATTTTGTTGCTGGCCTTCATATATAAGGTTGTTTTAGATACAATTGTGCCATATTATTGTTATAGTATATACAGTAGTATAGTTGTAAAAATCTAATTCAATGTAGTGCTTTTAATTAACCAAATATTTTAATctacataaatgttcatgtttaaaaccATAATTGAATATACGAATAGTAAGTTCTCCTTTTTTGGTATTGGccataattatgtaataaatgtgtataattataatataaaatattgtaagtgttatatattatttgtgtatatttagcatgtctGTCAATGTTAAGATTTTTGTTGAGGTTACTAACTTACCAAACATTTGTATAAGACTTTCCTCCTTATGTTGTGGCAAATTTATAATTTGgccatttaaaaagattattGTAATTTGTCTGATTCTTGGACTTGAACATAATGCTTTACTAAGGCCAGAAAAGAatagatttatttttcaaatgcaaGTGTTTGCAATTCTATTTTCGAGGATAGTGATAGAAATgtatgttgaaaacaataattgctGTAGTATTTAAATATCTTACTGTGAATGAATGCCTTAGGGCTgaattcagaacaatcactctcactcacactaaATGAGTTAATCCTCGGCAATCACATAACGGTTGAGATATTTTCGATTGAAAggtatatccgtattcacagttggagtgagactcaagtgttttgtgTGAGTGGGACATTagtgagtgctcggctaggccacttgaaccAACCTtgaggattggttgtgaatacgaATTGAACGAGTGTGAGtgataaatgtacatgacaagtGAATATATCAGATATGTGGAACAATTAAGTGACATCCTCAGTCCTAGACAATATTAAAGACCGGGATAATCTATTGGAGTGCATGTACTTCAATAACGTGGTCTTTCAAATTTTCACAAGAATGCGCCAATCACatatgtattttctttcatgctgaTCTTGAACACCCAGTAAACGTGATGGTTGCAATTCATCGATGGCTGCAAGAATAGGCAGCTTAATGTActtgaagttagcggcctagtgaAGTGAAGTTAGCAGCATAGCGGCCTTGCGGTGTGAATTTAGCGACCTAGCGGTCTTGTGGCCTAACGGCTGTGGGAGTTGGCGTCCTAGCAGCCTAAGTTTGTTCACTATTTCAAAGTTATTGTTCATGCTTTTGATtggaaaacaattataaatcaaatgaatgtttcttattcatacattaacatagcggccttaaattaacatagcggccttaaattgttttctacttttcaaagcattttttcaGGATATTTCTTCTAAAGCAATGctcaaataattgtttgtatgcAATATTTATCTTGGAGcgattaacttttttttttcgatcAAGCAGTCCAGCGGCTTAGCAACGttaagttagcggcctggcggcctaaaattcCCAAAATAAAAATCCAGCAGCCTGGGGGAGGgatgctgatattcgctaaaggatgttgaattgaaaattaaaacatttatcattgttGTAGAAAAGTATGCAcataaaatgctttgaaataggaaacaagATCATGCCGCTTGACAGCTAGGCCGtgaggccgctaacttcacccCGCTAGGCCGTTAACTTCATGTACATGGGTATGCGCAACATCTTCATCTCAGAGCGTGATCAgagaattgatatgtattttccagcatACAGTCAGTTggattataatcatcatcatcatcattatcattattattattattattattattattattattatcgtcatcatcatcaattgTCCCTTCATTTCTCGAGTTAGTTTTCACTTCGAGGTGTAATTTCCCCGATTAGAAGTACATTCATTCGCTAATTATATCCAagtgctattttttttaatttatttttcaacttttaaaacgTTAAGACCGCTTTATGCAGACTACAAAAGCAAGATTATATACGAATACATATTCAAATCACGTGATTCAATGGAAAACggttaaatattattattttttaaaagcaaaaaccCATGCAATTTATCGCATTTTGCAACAGTTGTTTacaatccaaaatatttattttttattgaccaatggtttgaaaatgttaaattcagtttcagaataataattattgtcatttgtttgtcgccatatctaacaataaggtactcaaATATCAAATAAGCATCTGTTTATAATGCATAACAccaccatagtcaaacagataatccgatatgatcatgaaaacatatttgtatttgtactatattgtatcttgatgaagtgttagcgaggcgtgtgaatacgaacagatcacttgagtgtcactcccccTATttcactcaagtgatcacttgagagtcacttacgggaatgtggttggagtgtaagtgagagtggatgttctgaattcggcccttagACCTGCTCTCCACTATGACCCCCATACTTTTCCAGAAAGCAGAATTTGCCAAATAAGGATGTTTCGCcatgtctttgcaatgttcttAAACCTTACCTTGTCATTCTTTAACACTTTGTGATACTGGGCACTTCTGGCCATATCATGAttgaaaatactgttttatttcgGACGGCTACGGGATCTTGTACGAACCATGGCTTGTAACTGGGCATCTTAGGAAAGCCTTCTTTAAGGCTCCTTAATCTCTTTGCATGTTATTCTaacttatttttcattgaagTCAAAGAATGGTATCCTAACAATGTCATTAAGTCCTTTATGGCTATCTTCGGCACATACTGTTACTAATGTTTACAATGTCTTTTTGTGATGATTGGATTGGTTCACAATTACTTCTGTACCGCGGAGTGTCAATGAAAGCTGATGGCATAATCatgaaaatcaaaattatggacttattcattttattaacaatgtaaAGTTCTGATAATAAAcacattcaaacatattttacacaAGTTATGTATTGAAATCAAACTGAAAGACTCATGTACATGTTGAAACactgaaacattaattaaagtttaacataCCATGGCTCTCGACCTTACTATTAACTGTCTTCTCCAACATTCTGTCTTAACATGGGACCAATCCAGTATTGCTGATGAAGTTGAGCACAATGTGTTCACGCTGGCGTCTGTTTGAATGCCAAACCTGTTCTCCACCACTCTTCTGGCACTGGGGAGTTGTTGAGTGGTTGAAGATATTCTGGCTTTCATGTTCAAGTTGTGTCACTTGTATGGCTTTTAAAGTTGGTCCTCATAGAAAAGGTGTCATCCCCTACAATAAAGTGGCACATTTAACTGTATCATTGGTGATTGGTGAAAGGTAATAGGAAACTATTAGAATTGTCCTCAATAAAGGATCATTAAAGATCTTGCAGTTTTTActgaataaacttgaaacttggcAGTTTGACATGAAGGAGATGCCCTTTGGTCATACCAGATAAACTTAATAGTTTCCATTGACTATAACGCCATGACGCAGATGACCTTTTGTCATACCAGATAAACTAAATAGTTTCCATTGACTTTTAATAACGCCATGACCCAGATCGCGGGCTTAGCgcaaaatggttgaaactgacattttgaaaattgttcaggagagcataaaaactgatttattttcctAGTTTCTATcattttcactttgtttttatgcccccgaaggtgggcatattaaaatcgcaccgtccgtccctccgtccgtccgtgtgtccggctcaataactcctgtccgtgctgtaactttcccttgtaatgacagattttaaaatgacttgccacatgtgttccacataccaagacgacgtgtcgcgtgcaagacccgtgtccctacctctaaggtcaaggtcacacttagtgtttattcacaatggagtgttgcatataaggacatagagtataggttgtcatgtccgggctgtaactttcccttgtaatgacagattttaaaattacttgccacatgtgttccacataccaagaccatgtgtcgcgtgcaagacccgtgtccctacctctaaggtcaaggtcacacttaggtgtttattcacaatggagtgctgcatataaagacatagaggataggttgtcgtgtctgggctgtaactttcccttgtatggacaga
Proteins encoded in this window:
- the LOC128236126 gene encoding mucin-5AC-like isoform X3 produces the protein MVLTHGPWGVEAFGGDQQFVPKSMEPKKMCCLGLVILQLSTIYYVETVQISHSSSKVGVSSVIQCTSDNGNGMDWIVNGSTVGICSRTIANSCLPACAECSSVIGSPANTFSYTINTVGYANCIKYGCQEGNTGLLSEFTLEVTDFSVDNSTAVLNPQEPTANTDGNVSITTPCIFPTSSDSITINWYKIFVNKANQAELLDASNADIQSYSETDTTGCSICGTKSAGKMIVGVTYKAPSSNGDEIKLQVEIIHADFTDHLYYTFDQSYYLPGTPTTTTTTTTTTTIPSTTTTEISTTSTTPSTTTTTPTSTSTESTTKTTRMPSTATNAPTSTTTETITPSVTNNPSNERTVIIVVASTVGGVVLVGLVVFLGLFLYRAKRHGHGKGKHGHKRTTRQQRSGGAYIYSGQNNSQNMEKHPRTAFYMDTRHGYQHSTKRYPDRRLQVANQKQEIRRLEGAQMRNTNKVKTNNSVYPENMVYSGNMQSFYPNHYRRNEEWRRPATTGNIHQGHVNHALESGYTYYQPREYSDNWTMY